A genomic segment from Bradyrhizobium sp. ISRA430 encodes:
- the recJ gene encoding single-stranded-DNA-specific exonuclease RecJ gives MTPPATALPVEMPQAFLGVARSLTDKLWLDRLDARGAARALAIVQRHQLPELLARVLAGRGVDIDAVTDFLDPTIRKLLPDPFTVTEMEAAAKRIADAAAKAEKVAIFGDYDVDGATSAALLAWHLRHCGLDPLIHIPDRIFEGYGPNVEAVRALAAKGATLLVTVDCGTTSIEPLAEAKRLGLSVVVIDHHQCGLDLPEVDALVNPNRPDDLSGLGHLAAVGLVLVTLVAVNRELRQRGFWSAEMPEPDLLGMLHHVALGTVADVAPLIGLNRAFVAKGLIAMRRRDHVGHTALMDVARLNGPPEAWHLGFMLGPRINAGGRIGRADLGVRLLLEGDSVEAARIAAELDRLNSERRLIEQAAEAQAEAEALASIGFEDKLGVVVTASEGWHPGVVGLVASRLKEKFSRPAFAIALEPGGIGTGSGRSIAGVDLGKAVRQAVADGILLKGGGHAMAAGVTLRKEKLAEFRAYLENALAHDVAEARHVNELYIDGAVSARAVTPELATTLNRAGPFGSGNPEAVLALPAHQLVYADEVGQAHLRLRFKSGDGAIVNGIAFRSVGQKLGNALVANRGQQLHVAGSLSVDRYQGAERVQFRVIDVALPDQGPSVIR, from the coding sequence ATGACGCCGCCCGCCACCGCCTTGCCCGTCGAAATGCCCCAGGCGTTTCTTGGCGTCGCGCGCTCGCTCACCGACAAGCTCTGGCTGGACCGGCTGGACGCCCGCGGCGCGGCGAGGGCGCTCGCCATCGTGCAGCGCCACCAGCTTCCGGAGCTGCTTGCGCGGGTGCTGGCCGGGCGCGGCGTCGACATCGACGCCGTCACCGACTTCCTCGACCCGACCATCCGCAAGCTGCTGCCCGATCCCTTCACCGTGACGGAGATGGAAGCCGCCGCCAAGCGCATCGCCGATGCAGCCGCTAAGGCTGAGAAGGTCGCGATCTTCGGCGACTACGATGTCGATGGCGCAACCTCGGCGGCGCTGCTGGCCTGGCACCTGCGTCATTGCGGGCTCGATCCACTGATCCACATTCCCGACCGCATCTTCGAGGGGTACGGCCCGAACGTCGAGGCTGTTCGTGCGCTGGCCGCGAAGGGCGCCACGCTGCTGGTCACCGTCGACTGCGGCACCACCAGCATCGAACCACTGGCCGAGGCCAAGCGGCTCGGCCTGTCCGTGGTCGTGATCGATCACCATCAATGCGGCCTCGATCTTCCCGAAGTCGACGCGCTGGTCAATCCGAACCGCCCCGATGATCTCTCCGGGCTCGGCCACCTCGCAGCCGTCGGGCTCGTGCTGGTGACGTTGGTCGCGGTCAATCGCGAGCTGCGCCAGCGCGGCTTCTGGAGCGCGGAGATGCCCGAGCCGGATCTGCTCGGCATGCTGCATCACGTCGCGCTCGGCACGGTCGCCGACGTCGCGCCGCTGATCGGGCTGAATCGCGCCTTCGTCGCCAAGGGGCTGATTGCGATGCGGCGGCGCGATCATGTCGGCCATACCGCGCTGATGGATGTGGCGCGGCTCAACGGCCCGCCGGAGGCCTGGCATCTCGGCTTCATGCTGGGGCCGCGCATCAATGCCGGCGGCCGCATCGGCCGCGCCGATCTCGGTGTGCGGCTCCTGCTCGAAGGTGACAGCGTCGAGGCCGCGCGGATCGCGGCCGAACTCGACCGCCTCAACAGCGAGCGCCGCCTCATCGAGCAGGCCGCCGAAGCCCAGGCCGAAGCCGAGGCGCTGGCTTCGATCGGGTTCGAGGACAAGCTCGGCGTCGTCGTCACGGCCTCCGAAGGCTGGCATCCCGGTGTGGTCGGTCTCGTCGCCTCCCGCCTGAAAGAAAAATTCTCGCGACCGGCCTTTGCGATTGCGCTCGAGCCCGGCGGCATCGGCACCGGCTCGGGGCGCTCGATCGCCGGCGTTGATCTCGGCAAGGCGGTGCGGCAGGCTGTCGCCGACGGCATCCTGCTCAAGGGCGGCGGTCACGCGATGGCCGCGGGCGTGACGCTACGAAAAGAGAAGCTCGCCGAATTCCGCGCCTATCTCGAGAACGCGCTGGCGCACGACGTTGCGGAAGCGCGCCACGTCAACGAGCTCTATATCGACGGTGCGGTCTCCGCGCGCGCGGTGACGCCGGAGCTTGCGACCACGCTTAACCGCGCCGGTCCCTTCGGCAGCGGCAATCCGGAAGCCGTGCTGGCGCTGCCGGCGCACCAGCTCGTCTATGCCGACGAGGTCGGCCAGGCGCATTTGCGCCTGCGATTCAAATCCGGTGACGGCGCGATCGTCAACGGCATCGCGTTCCGCTCTGTCGGCCAGAAGCTCGGCAATGCGCTCGTGGCCAACCGCGGCCAGCAATTGCATGTCGCGGGCTCGCTGTCGGTCGACCGCTACCAGGGCGCCGAGCGCGTGCAGTTTCGCGTCATCGATGTCGCGCTACCGGACCAGGGCCCGTCCGTGATTAGATGA
- a CDS encoding ASCH domain-containing protein yields the protein MSEPVPERYQHLRSFAFGDSPALADELLDLVIKGIKTATCSTEDEPNTSTPSERWVVLDGRGVPRCVIETSEVTYRRFDEVDADFAFDEGEGDRSLAYWRSAHRTYFGRLGRFSEDMMLMCERFRLVEVFGELPQS from the coding sequence ATGAGCGAGCCGGTCCCTGAGCGCTATCAACACCTGCGATCGTTCGCCTTCGGCGACAGTCCCGCGCTTGCAGATGAACTACTTGACCTTGTCATCAAGGGCATCAAGACCGCGACTTGCAGCACAGAGGACGAGCCGAACACCTCCACGCCCAGCGAGCGCTGGGTCGTGCTCGACGGACGTGGAGTGCCGCGCTGTGTCATCGAAACCAGCGAGGTGACGTATCGGCGCTTCGATGAGGTTGATGCCGACTTTGCGTTTGATGAGGGAGAAGGCGACCGGAGCTTGGCCTATTGGCGTAGCGCGCATCGGACCTATTTCGGCCGGCTCGGACGATTCAGCGAGGACATGATGCTCATGTGCGAGCGCTTTCGCCTGGTCGAGGTCTTTGGCGAACTCCCGCAGAGCTGA
- a CDS encoding carboxymuconolactone decarboxylase family protein, whose amino-acid sequence MPHARSEYEDFKRLAPDAYDLVLALGQLAAKAGLDKQLLELVKLRASQINGCAFCLQHHILLSERIGVPMDKLNLVAVWREAPIFSARERAALAWAEALTFLPDGVSDEVYAEASREFSETELMYLTSAVASINVWNRFGAAYRWTPAKRPVAANAAAS is encoded by the coding sequence ATGCCACACGCCCGCAGCGAATATGAGGATTTCAAGCGCCTTGCGCCCGACGCCTATGATCTGGTGCTCGCGCTCGGCCAGCTCGCAGCCAAGGCCGGCCTCGACAAGCAGCTCCTCGAACTCGTCAAGCTGCGTGCTTCGCAGATCAACGGCTGCGCCTTTTGCCTGCAGCATCACATCCTCTTGTCGGAGCGCATCGGTGTGCCCATGGACAAGCTCAATCTGGTCGCGGTCTGGCGCGAGGCTCCGATCTTCTCCGCACGCGAACGCGCAGCGCTCGCCTGGGCTGAAGCGCTGACCTTCCTGCCCGATGGCGTCAGCGATGAGGTGTATGCGGAGGCGAGCCGCGAATTCTCCGAGACCGAGCTGATGTATCTGACTTCGGCGGTCGCCTCGATCAACGTCTGGAACCGGTTTGGCGCGGCGTATCGCTGGACGCCGGCAAAGCGGCCGGTCGCGGCGAATGCCGCGGCGTCCTGA
- a CDS encoding MarR family winged helix-turn-helix transcriptional regulator, translated as MHRKTADVTRSQPGRKATARRDTHRPIADVRVPAPGEGKRGEQGYLGYLLRQAHAAVRLKMERTLADLGVTSPQFAVLTMLNAYPGLSGADVARLTFLTPQTVGVIIRNLERDGAIEMTPHPVHGRIQQWTLTTRGATLLKACRERVIALEKRLAAGLDSKAETTIRRWLSNIAAELQEED; from the coding sequence ATGCACCGCAAGACGGCTGACGTCACAAGATCGCAACCGGGCCGAAAGGCGACCGCGCGGCGAGACACTCACCGGCCTATCGCCGATGTCCGTGTGCCTGCGCCTGGCGAAGGCAAGCGCGGGGAACAAGGCTATCTCGGCTATCTGCTGCGGCAGGCCCATGCCGCGGTTCGGCTGAAGATGGAACGAACGCTCGCCGATCTCGGCGTGACGTCGCCCCAATTCGCGGTGCTGACCATGCTCAACGCCTATCCCGGCCTGTCGGGCGCCGACGTCGCCCGCCTCACCTTCCTGACGCCGCAGACCGTCGGCGTGATCATTCGCAATCTCGAACGCGACGGCGCGATCGAAATGACGCCCCACCCCGTCCATGGCCGCATCCAGCAGTGGACACTGACGACGCGCGGCGCGACCCTGCTCAAGGCGTGCCGCGAGCGCGTCATCGCGCTGGAGAAGCGCCTCGCCGCAGGCCTGGATTCGAAGGCGGAAACCACGATCCGGCGCTGGCTGTCCAACATTGCAGCCGAATTACAGGAAGAAGATTAG
- a CDS encoding cupin domain-containing protein — translation MRINDDLTVPVIVHAAQLPWKPSPAPGVERRMLFRIGDEVARATSIVRYAPRSAFPRHTHGGGEEIVVLDGVFQDEHGDYPAGSYFRNPPGTSHVPASKDGCTIFVRLWQFRDGDREQIVRRPAQGRPIASTSGAASAIELFDDGFENVRIESWTPGRTIMIENPRGLEALVVAGSLSIGDQMLTSQGWIRLPAGEALRAVSGPEGAKVWVKDAPLLHPDVCRIP, via the coding sequence ATGCGCATCAATGACGATCTGACGGTTCCGGTTATCGTGCATGCCGCACAGCTCCCGTGGAAACCAAGCCCAGCCCCGGGTGTCGAGCGCCGCATGCTGTTCCGCATCGGCGACGAGGTGGCGCGCGCCACGTCGATCGTGCGGTATGCGCCGCGTAGCGCGTTCCCCCGTCATACTCACGGCGGCGGCGAGGAGATCGTGGTTCTCGACGGCGTCTTCCAGGACGAACATGGCGACTATCCGGCGGGCAGCTACTTCCGCAACCCTCCGGGAACCTCGCACGTTCCCGCATCCAAGGACGGTTGCACGATCTTCGTCCGGCTTTGGCAATTCCGGGACGGCGATCGCGAGCAGATAGTGCGGCGGCCGGCGCAAGGTCGTCCAATAGCGTCGACATCGGGAGCGGCGAGCGCGATCGAATTGTTCGACGATGGCTTCGAGAATGTGCGCATCGAGAGCTGGACGCCCGGCAGGACGATCATGATCGAAAATCCACGCGGGCTCGAAGCGCTCGTTGTCGCGGGCAGCCTGTCGATCGGCGATCAGATGCTGACGTCGCAAGGCTGGATCCGCCTGCCGGCTGGCGAAGCGCTGCGTGCCGTCTCCGGGCCTGAGGGCGCCAAGGTCTGGGTCAAGGACGCGCCGTTGTTGCATCCGGACGTCTGCCGAATACCGTGA
- a CDS encoding aldolase → MAHSLHASSPAPHRSNRPDLATDAIRTAREDLAACFRMAARNGFEEGICNHFSAVVPGHDDLFLVNPYGYAFRELTASKLLICDFHGNVLDGEGVPEATAFYIHAEIHKRLPRAKVAFHTHMPYATALSMTEGDPLIWAGQTALKFYGRTAVDRDYNGLALDNREGARIASAVGDADIVFMKHHGVMVLAPTIAEAWDDLYYLERAAEVQVLAMSTGRKVLPVDPAVAAATYKQMREGDSESARLHLAAIRRQLDAEEPQYRH, encoded by the coding sequence ATGGCGCACAGCCTTCACGCCTCCTCACCCGCGCCCCATCGCTCGAACCGGCCGGATCTCGCCACCGACGCGATCCGCACCGCGCGCGAGGATCTTGCCGCCTGTTTCCGGATGGCGGCGCGCAACGGCTTTGAGGAGGGCATCTGCAACCATTTCTCCGCGGTGGTGCCGGGACATGACGACCTCTTCCTCGTCAACCCCTACGGCTACGCCTTCCGCGAGCTGACGGCGTCAAAGCTTCTGATCTGCGATTTCCATGGCAACGTGCTCGACGGCGAGGGCGTGCCGGAGGCGACCGCGTTCTACATCCATGCCGAGATCCACAAGCGCCTGCCGCGCGCCAAGGTGGCCTTCCACACGCATATGCCTTACGCCACGGCGTTGTCGATGACCGAGGGCGATCCCTTGATCTGGGCCGGGCAGACCGCGCTGAAATTCTACGGCCGCACGGCGGTGGACCGCGACTACAACGGTCTCGCACTCGACAACCGCGAGGGCGCGCGCATCGCCTCTGCCGTCGGCGATGCCGACATCGTCTTCATGAAGCATCACGGCGTGATGGTGCTGGCGCCGACCATCGCAGAGGCCTGGGACGACCTCTACTATCTCGAACGCGCCGCCGAGGTGCAGGTGCTGGCGATGTCGACCGGACGAAAGGTGCTGCCCGTCGATCCCGCGGTTGCGGCTGCGACCTACAAGCAGATGCGCGAGGGCGATTCCGAGTCCGCGCGGTTGCACCTTGCCGCGATCCGCCGCCAGCTCGATGCGGAAGAGCCGCAGTACCGGCATTAG
- a CDS encoding glucose 1-dehydrogenase, producing MAGQVEGKVALVTGGASGIGEAIAELFAREGATVVITDIDELRGPDLASRIAKAGGRAIFLEQDVTSEERWAEVVADIAKRYGRLDILVSNAGIGIAVPSIVDMTLGDWRKQNAINLDGVFLSVKHCLPLMRKTGGGSIIMMSSLAGLRGAPGLSAYSATKGGVRLFAKSIAMECAAAGDGIRVNSVHPGIIDTPIWGKIPTGATGNQGNAPIDPEERARVATPLGRAGQAAEIASGVLYLASDASRYVTGSELVIDGGMNAGNAPRRP from the coding sequence ATGGCAGGGCAGGTTGAGGGCAAGGTCGCATTGGTGACGGGCGGCGCCTCCGGCATCGGTGAAGCGATCGCCGAGCTGTTCGCGCGCGAGGGCGCAACCGTCGTCATCACCGACATCGACGAGCTCAGGGGACCGGACCTCGCAAGCCGTATCGCCAAGGCTGGCGGCAGGGCGATCTTTTTGGAGCAGGACGTCACCAGCGAGGAGCGCTGGGCGGAGGTCGTCGCCGACATCGCGAAGCGCTATGGCCGTCTCGATATTCTCGTCTCCAATGCTGGCATCGGCATTGCCGTGCCCTCGATCGTCGACATGACGCTCGGTGACTGGCGCAAGCAGAATGCGATCAACCTCGACGGCGTGTTCCTGTCGGTCAAGCATTGCCTGCCCCTGATGCGCAAGACCGGCGGCGGCTCGATCATCATGATGTCTTCGCTTGCGGGCCTGCGCGGCGCGCCGGGGCTGTCGGCCTATTCCGCCACCAAGGGCGGCGTGCGGTTGTTCGCCAAATCGATCGCGATGGAGTGTGCGGCGGCCGGTGACGGCATTCGCGTGAACTCGGTCCATCCCGGCATCATCGACACGCCGATCTGGGGCAAAATCCCGACCGGCGCCACCGGCAACCAGGGCAACGCGCCGATCGATCCCGAGGAGCGCGCCAGGGTTGCAACGCCGCTGGGTCGCGCCGGCCAGGCCGCGGAGATCGCGAGCGGCGTGCTGTATCTCGCCTCGGACGCCTCGCGCTACGTCACCGGCAGCGAGCTGGTGATCGACGGCGGCATGAACGCCGGCAACGCGCCGCGGCGGCCCTGA
- a CDS encoding methyl-accepting chemotaxis protein — translation MSAALSLKAKPIANGTTELNDDDSDISALINRLTAEVNQIAVDKTKSIQQITNQMKMLALNALIESSRAGAQGAGFAVVAQEVRGVGQQVETIARELETQLTKRTGDLVASIERMSQRSRGERMVDLSLNAIELIDRNLYERTCDVRWWATDSAVVDCAASPGTAAVTHASQRLGVILGAYTVYLDLWLCDLEGNVIANGRADRFRVVGQNVAGTKWFREARSLRSGDDYVAGDVEIQPLLGNAQVATYCASVRAGGQANGAPIGVLAIHFDWEPQARAIVQGVRVGDGDKARVLLVDSHLRVIAASDGQGILSERLALSLNGQRSGFYYDRSGALVAFHATPGYETYRGLGWYGVIVCGA, via the coding sequence ATGTCTGCTGCGCTGAGTCTGAAGGCCAAGCCGATTGCGAACGGAACTACCGAACTCAACGACGATGATTCCGACATCTCCGCGCTGATCAATCGCCTGACCGCCGAGGTCAACCAGATCGCGGTCGACAAGACCAAGTCGATCCAGCAGATCACCAACCAAATGAAGATGCTGGCGCTGAACGCGCTGATCGAGAGCTCCCGTGCCGGCGCGCAAGGCGCGGGCTTCGCCGTGGTGGCGCAGGAGGTGCGCGGCGTCGGCCAGCAGGTCGAGACCATCGCGCGCGAACTCGAGACCCAGCTCACCAAACGCACCGGTGATCTCGTCGCCTCGATCGAGCGGATGAGCCAACGCTCGCGCGGCGAGCGCATGGTCGATCTGTCGCTCAACGCCATCGAGCTGATCGACCGCAACCTCTATGAGCGCACCTGCGACGTGCGCTGGTGGGCGACCGATTCCGCCGTGGTCGATTGCGCGGCCTCGCCGGGCACGGCTGCGGTCACCCACGCCTCGCAGCGCCTGGGCGTGATCCTTGGTGCCTACACCGTCTATCTCGACCTCTGGCTCTGCGACCTCGAAGGCAACGTCATCGCCAACGGCCGCGCCGACCGCTTTCGCGTGGTCGGCCAGAACGTCGCCGGCACGAAGTGGTTTCGCGAGGCGCGCTCCTTGCGCTCCGGCGACGACTATGTCGCAGGCGACGTCGAGATCCAGCCGTTGCTCGGCAATGCGCAGGTCGCAACCTACTGCGCCAGCGTGCGTGCCGGCGGCCAGGCCAATGGTGCGCCGATCGGCGTGCTCGCCATCCATTTCGACTGGGAGCCGCAGGCCCGTGCCATCGTCCAGGGCGTGCGCGTCGGCGACGGCGACAAGGCGCGCGTGCTGCTGGTCGACTCGCATTTGCGCGTGATCGCGGCCTCCGACGGCCAGGGCATCTTGAGCGAGCGCCTCGCGCTGTCGCTCAACGGACAGCGCTCCGGCTTCTATTACGACCGCTCGGGTGCGCTGGTCGCCTTCCATGCGACGCCCGGCTACGAGACCTATCGGGGGCTCGGTTGGTACGGGGTAATCGTCTGCGGGGCGTGA
- a CDS encoding cupin domain-containing protein: protein MTTMMMTATPRQMPSRSMSLAVVAGLACALAIGKALPLPMDAVSGALAPLCATAAKSSPLDKVEPIASYALPNVPGKRVTIVRVFYGPGGFSRPHRHAGSVTAYVTKGEIRSQLGGSPVETFGVGQSFFEPPGSTHLVSANASNTEPAELIAVFVADEGAQLTTYLE, encoded by the coding sequence ATGACAACAATGATGATGACCGCGACTCCGCGGCAAATGCCGTCGCGATCGATGTCGCTTGCCGTCGTCGCCGGCCTCGCCTGTGCGCTCGCCATCGGCAAGGCGCTGCCGCTGCCGATGGACGCCGTGTCCGGAGCATTGGCGCCGCTGTGTGCCACGGCCGCCAAGAGCTCGCCGCTCGACAAGGTCGAGCCGATCGCTTCCTATGCGCTGCCGAACGTGCCGGGCAAGCGTGTCACTATCGTGCGCGTCTTCTACGGCCCCGGCGGGTTTTCGCGGCCGCATCGTCACGCGGGATCCGTCACCGCCTACGTCACCAAGGGCGAGATCCGCTCCCAACTCGGTGGCAGTCCGGTCGAGACGTTTGGCGTCGGCCAATCCTTCTTCGAGCCGCCCGGTTCGACGCATCTGGTCTCGGCGAACGCCAGCAATACCGAGCCTGCGGAATTGATCGCAGTGTTTGTGGCCGACGAGGGCGCGCAGCTCACGACGTATTTGGAGTAG
- a CDS encoding lytic murein transglycosylase, translated as MKQADSSANLTRRALLQSAAGAGALLASPARVLAAAPPGFDEWREGFRARAMAKGISAATWQRAMARVEPDMSVFKQIRNQPEFNEQVWQYINRRVSDWRIINGKIALKNNEALFARIERDFGVERGTLLALWGVESAYGDPLVQQNHMRPVFPSLAALAWNEPRRKAYWETELINALRIVDKGWSTPEEMRGSWAGAMGHSQWMPEVWLNVGIDYDGDGKVSPFGKPDDALGSTAKYLVNRGKWHRGEHWGYEVRAPGNMSGSRTYAAWASAGATRADGQPFPQPNASAQMWTPVAGGPTFLLGPNFYSVKSYNPSMNYALAICHLGDRCLGAPPFIQPFPGSERALTLAEVQEMQTRLTKAGFDTGGTDGRVGNDTMKAIKDFQQKAGLAPADGYGGLKVLAKLRQGS; from the coding sequence ATGAAGCAAGCTGATTCCTCGGCCAATCTCACCCGCCGCGCTCTTCTGCAATCCGCAGCAGGCGCAGGCGCCCTGCTCGCCTCACCTGCACGCGTTCTTGCCGCCGCGCCGCCCGGCTTCGACGAGTGGCGCGAGGGCTTCCGCGCGCGCGCGATGGCGAAGGGCATTTCGGCCGCAACGTGGCAGCGCGCGATGGCGCGGGTCGAACCCGACATGAGCGTGTTCAAGCAGATCCGCAACCAGCCCGAATTCAACGAGCAGGTCTGGCAGTACATCAACCGCCGCGTCTCCGACTGGCGCATCATTAACGGCAAGATCGCACTGAAGAACAACGAGGCGCTGTTCGCGCGCATCGAGCGCGATTTCGGCGTCGAGCGCGGCACGCTGCTGGCACTGTGGGGCGTCGAGTCTGCGTATGGCGACCCGCTGGTGCAGCAGAACCACATGAGGCCGGTATTCCCTTCGCTCGCGGCGTTGGCCTGGAACGAGCCGCGGCGAAAGGCTTATTGGGAGACCGAGCTGATCAACGCGCTGCGCATCGTCGACAAAGGCTGGAGCACGCCGGAGGAGATGCGCGGCTCCTGGGCCGGCGCGATGGGGCATTCGCAATGGATGCCCGAGGTCTGGCTCAATGTCGGTATCGACTATGACGGCGACGGCAAGGTGTCGCCGTTCGGCAAGCCCGACGATGCGCTGGGATCGACGGCGAAATATCTCGTCAATCGCGGCAAGTGGCATCGTGGCGAGCATTGGGGCTATGAGGTGCGCGCACCCGGCAATATGAGCGGCAGCCGCACCTACGCGGCCTGGGCGTCAGCCGGCGCCACCCGTGCCGATGGCCAACCGTTCCCGCAGCCGAACGCCTCGGCCCAGATGTGGACACCGGTCGCGGGCGGACCGACGTTCCTGCTGGGACCGAATTTCTACTCAGTGAAGAGCTACAATCCCTCGATGAACTATGCGCTGGCGATCTGCCATCTCGGCGACCGCTGCCTCGGCGCGCCGCCCTTCATCCAGCCTTTCCCCGGCTCCGAGCGCGCACTGACACTCGCCGAAGTGCAGGAAATGCAGACGCGGCTCACCAAGGCCGGCTTCGACACCGGCGGCACCGACGGTCGCGTCGGCAACGACACCATGAAGGCGATCAAGGATTTTCAGCAGAAGGCAGGACTTGCGCCGGCGGATGGCTATGGCGGGCTGAAGGTGCTGGCCAAGCTGCGCCAGGGGTCGTAG